Below is a genomic region from Streptomyces sp. NBC_00461.
CTGGAAGCTGCCGTTCTTGTACGCGGTCAGGAACGTGTCCTCGATGCCCGTGACCAGGTGCTCGGCCTGCCGGCGCAACTCCCAGTAAGGGATGGTGGCCGCGGTGAGGTCCTCCACATGGACGGGTACGAGACGGTGGCGGGCCATCGCCCGGAAGTACTCCGAGCGCGGGTGGATGTCGCAGATGTAGTGGGCGTTGATGAGGGACACCTCGCGGGACGCCTGTCCGTAGGTGTCGTTGTAGCAGCCGGTGACCACCACATAGCGTCCGCCGCGGCGCAGCAGCCGGGAGTGCTCGGCGAACAGCTGGTCCAGCTCGACGTACATGGTCGACTCGTTGTTCCACGACGCCGCGTAGGAGCCGGTCGTGAAGCCGGTGTCGAGCATGTTGCGGTGGTGGTAACGCACCTGGCCGTCGATGTCCCGCCTGCGCGCCTGCTCGTTGGCGAACGCGGCCTGCTTGGCCGAGATCGTCACGCCGTCGGCCTGGCAGCCGTAGCGCAGATGCGCGACGACACTGCCGCCGCCGCGCCCGCAGCCGGCGTCGAAGACCCGGTCGGTCGGGGCGAGCGGGCCGAGGCGGGTCGTGAGGAGTTCCGCCTGGGCGTGCTCCAGGCGGTGCAGTTCGGTGGTGATCCGTTCCCGCCGCAGCGCGGGCTCGGGCTCCTCCAGCACGGTCCAGTCGACGTCGCCGATGCCGTAGTGATGGTGGTAGAGGTCGTCGATTCGGCCGAGTTCGAGGTTGACCGGATTCTCCTCGGCGTTCCAGTAGTCCGCGACGCGGGTCTGGTACGTGGACTGGGTCGGCACCGGTGCCGCCGTCGTGATGTCGGCGTCGGGGGCGATGGTCAACGAAGACTCCTCGTGATGCGTGTGACGGTACGTCAGCAGAGCGGGCTGGAGCGGGTGTTACCAGTAGTTGGGCAGGTGGTAGCGGTGGGTGTTGGTGGAGTGCCACTCGTGGTTGCCGGCCACCCAGTCGGACAGGCCCCGGGCGTAGCGCTCCACGAGGGGTGAGGTGGCGGACAGGAGGGCGGACTCGTCCTCGAACGCGGCCATGATCTCGTTGTGGATCTCGACGGCCTTGAGATAGGCGGCCTTCAGCCCGCACCGCTCGTTGGCGGCGACGACCTGCGGCAGATTGAGGTGGGTGGGGTCGCTCGCCAGCTCCTTGGTGAAGGAGTACAGGTCGTTGACGATGGTGGTGGCGTTGCAGGCGAGCGCGGTGATGCGCTGGATCTCCGGACGGGCGTAGACAGCCTCGGGCAGCTCGTAGCCGTCGACGGCGTCGACGATCGACAGACAGGGGCGGAAGTTGTTGAACTGCCGCATCACCAGGTACTCCCACACCTGCGGTACGTGCCGGATCTCCGCCCAGGCGGCCTCGGCGAGATAGCCGAGGTGCAGCCGTGCGATGTCGTGCACGAACCGGTCGGTCTGGCTGGGGGTGGCGAGGACGGCGTAGTCCTTGAGCGCCCAGTGGTACGAGCGCAGCGGCCCGTCGGCCTGCACTCCGTGCAGCCACTGCTCCTGGAGGGCGGGTGGGCCGTGGAAGGGATCCAGCGCCGACTGGGCCAGGATCAGCCGGCCGCCGAGGCCACGACGGGCCCCGCCCCGGCCCTCGTCCTCCTCGCAGTAGCAGTTGTCGACGAGGTTCTCGGCCAGCAGCAGCTTGCCCGCGACGGTGAGGCGCTCCAGGTCGGCCGCCGCCGGATGCTGGAGTACGACGGCCCGGCCGAACTGGAAACCCGAGAAGTCCCCCGACCAGGCCTTCGGGAACAGGTCGAGGCCGTGGGCCCAGGCCTCCAGCCTGCGGTCGACCTCCTCGGCCTTCGCCGGGTCGGCGGGGGCCACGGACCGGTGTCTGAGCCCGGGAACCGCCCCGCCGCGCCGGGTGCGCACGGTGCGGGCCAGGTCGGGCGGCCCCGGCAGCGGATGTGAGGAAGCGGGCGCGCTCATTGCGTACTCCACCCTCAGTCGGCCGTCCGGCCGAGCTGGACGTTCTCCAGGATCCCGGCCGCGTCCGGCACGAGGATGGCCAACGAGTAGTAGGCGGTGACCAGGTAGCGGATGATCGCGGCCGTGTCGATGCCCATGAACCGTACGTTCAGGCCCGGCTGGTACTCGTCCGGGATGCCCGTCTGGTACAGGCCGACCACACCCTGGTCGCCCTCCCCGGTGCGCAGCGCGATGATGCTGCTGGTGTGCTCACGGCTGACCGGGATCTTGTTGCAGGGAAAGATCGGCACCCCGCGCCAGGCGGGAATCTCGTGCCCCTCGACATTCGCCGTGCCCGGCACCAGACCACGCCGGTTGCACTGCCGGAAGAAAGCGGCGATCGCCTTCGGATGGGCGAGGAACACCTTGGTCTTACGGCGCATCGCCAGCAGCTCGTCCATGTCGTCCGGGGTGGGCGGGCCGGTGAAGGTGCTGACGCGCTGGCTGTAGTCGACGTTGTGCAGCAGCCCGAACTCCCGGTTGTTGACCAGCTCCCACTCCTGACGCTCGCGGATCTCCTCGATGGTCAGCCGCAGTTGCTGCTCGGTCTGGTTCATCGGGTTGTTGTAGAGGTCGGCGACCCGGGTGTGGACCCGCAGCACCGTCTGGGTGAGCGACAACTCGTACTCGCGCGGGGCGAGTTCGTAGTTCACGAAGCCGCCGTTCAGCGTCGGTTCACCGACGTGGCCGGCCTGTACGGGGACGTCGGCCTCGCCCTTGCGGTTCATGGGCAGCTTCTGCCGCGCGGCGAACTCCTCCAGATGCGCGGCGAGGGACGGCACCCGGTCGGTGAACTCCCTGACGACGTCCCAGGGCAGCACCAGCAGCACGCCGGCCGTCTCCGCACGTACCGAGCTCAGCCACAGCGGGTCGGACTGCCCGATGGCCTCGTCGCCCATCTGGTCGCCGCCGGAGACGACCCCGATGATCTCCTCTTCGCCGTACTTGCCCGCCGCGTAACGGGTGAACCTGCCGTGCACGACGAGGTAGGCCTCCGTGACCGGCTGCCCCGCCTCGAACAGCACCTGCCCCGCCCGCACCTCCCGTACCCGGAACCGGGTGGCGACCTCCTTGAGGACGTCGGGGTCGGAGTAGCCGCGCAGGACCGGCAGTTCGGTGAGGGTCTGGGGGATGACCTTGATGTCGTCGGCGCCGTTCTGCTCGAACTGCACACGCCCGCGCCCGATCGACAACTGCAGACGCCGGTTGACCCGGTAGGCGCCGCCCTTGACGTCCACCCACGGCAGGGTCCGCAGCAGCCAGCGCGAGCTGATGGCCTGCATCTGCGGTTCGGACTTGGTCGTCGTGGCGAGCTGGCGCGCCGCCTGGGTGCTGAGACTGCTCAGCTGCCCCTCGGAGTCGGGTTCGGGGGCGGGGTCGTCGGTGGCGGGTCCGGGGGCGCTTTCGGGGGCGGACACATTCCCTCCCTGGGGATGTACATGGCGATGTACAGGGGTGATCAGGGGTGAGCGCGGTGGTCGGAGACGTGGTCGACGTCGCGATGGGCTGACAGTCAGGCACCGCATGTACAAGGCAAACAGCCACGTGGGGGCCCCGGTACGGCGCGAAGGGGGCGGCTTCACGTCCACGGTGTGCAAACGCGCCGATCGAGGCGGAGCACCGACGGTCTCTTGATCGCACGCCGGTCGCCACGCCTCTGGCTCCGGCGCACAGGCGGCACGGGCGGCACACATGAGGGCCCGCCGCCCCGGCTCACGACACGTCGTTCACCAGCACCGCCGCTCCGTCGAAGCGCCCCGCCTTGAGGTCGCGCAGTGCCCTGTCGGCCTGTGTCAGGGGGTAGGCGTGGGCCGTCGCGTGGATGTCGTGCCGGGCGGCGAGGGCGAGGAACTCCCGGCCGTCCTGACGGGTGTTGGAGGTGACGCTGCGCAGCTGCTTCTCGTAGAACAGCTCGGTCTCGTAGTGCAGTGCCGGTGTGTCACTGAGGTGGATGCCGGCGATCGAGAGGGTGCCGCCGCGGTCGAGGGCCCGCAGGGCGACCGGTACCAGGTCCCCGACCGGCGCGAACAGGATCGCGCTGTCCAGCGGTTCCGGCGGCATGGCGTACGCGTCCTGCGCGGAGGCGGCACCCAGACCGAGCGCCAGCCGCCGCGCGGCCGCCCCGCGCGTCAGGACGTGCACCGTGGCGCCCTCGGCCAGCGCCAGCTGCGCACACAGGTGGGCACTGCCCCCGAACCCGTACAGACCGAGCCGTCCGCCCGGTGGCAGAGCCGCCCGCCGCAGCGCGCGGTAGCCGATGATCCCGGCGCACAGCAGCGGCGCGAGAGCCACTTCGTCGACGGGGCCGGCCTCCGGCAGCCGGTACGCGAACCCTGCGGGCACGGTGGTGTACTCCGCGTAACCGCCGTCCGCGTCCCAGCCGGTGTACCGCGAGGACGGGCACAGGTTCTCGGCCCCGCGCGCGCAGTAGCCGCAGGTGCCGTCCGTGCCGCGCAGCCATGCCACGCCCACCCGGTCACCCACGGCGAAGCCGCCGACCCCCGCCCCGAACCCGGCCACCAGGCCCACGACCTCGTGCCCGGGCGTGACCCGCGCCCGGTGCACCGGCAGATCGCCCTCCGCGACGTGCAGATCCGTCCGGCACACCCCGCACGCGCGTACGTGCACGAGGAGTTCGTCCTCGGCGGGCACCGGCACCGGTTTCCCGACGCACCGCAGGCCCTCCTCCTCGACCGGCCCCGGCGTCACCACCGACCACGCGAGCATCGTCCCGTCCGCCA
It encodes:
- a CDS encoding zinc-binding alcohol dehydrogenase family protein, whose product is MLAWSVVTPGPVEEEGLRCVGKPVPVPAEDELLVHVRACGVCRTDLHVAEGDLPVHRARVTPGHEVVGLVAGFGAGVGGFAVGDRVGVAWLRGTDGTCGYCARGAENLCPSSRYTGWDADGGYAEYTTVPAGFAYRLPEAGPVDEVALAPLLCAGIIGYRALRRAALPPGGRLGLYGFGGSAHLCAQLALAEGATVHVLTRGAAARRLALGLGAASAQDAYAMPPEPLDSAILFAPVGDLVPVALRALDRGGTLSIAGIHLSDTPALHYETELFYEKQLRSVTSNTRQDGREFLALAARHDIHATAHAYPLTQADRALRDLKAGRFDGAAVLVNDVS
- a CDS encoding family 2B encapsulin nanocompartment shell protein; the encoded protein is MSAPESAPGPATDDPAPEPDSEGQLSSLSTQAARQLATTTKSEPQMQAISSRWLLRTLPWVDVKGGAYRVNRRLQLSIGRGRVQFEQNGADDIKVIPQTLTELPVLRGYSDPDVLKEVATRFRVREVRAGQVLFEAGQPVTEAYLVVHGRFTRYAAGKYGEEEIIGVVSGGDQMGDEAIGQSDPLWLSSVRAETAGVLLVLPWDVVREFTDRVPSLAAHLEEFAARQKLPMNRKGEADVPVQAGHVGEPTLNGGFVNYELAPREYELSLTQTVLRVHTRVADLYNNPMNQTEQQLRLTIEEIRERQEWELVNNREFGLLHNVDYSQRVSTFTGPPTPDDMDELLAMRRKTKVFLAHPKAIAAFFRQCNRRGLVPGTANVEGHEIPAWRGVPIFPCNKIPVSREHTSSIIALRTGEGDQGVVGLYQTGIPDEYQPGLNVRFMGIDTAAIIRYLVTAYYSLAILVPDAAGILENVQLGRTAD
- a CDS encoding geranyl diphosphate 2-C-methyltransferase, with product MTIAPDADITTAAPVPTQSTYQTRVADYWNAEENPVNLELGRIDDLYHHHYGIGDVDWTVLEEPEPALRRERITTELHRLEHAQAELLTTRLGPLAPTDRVFDAGCGRGGGSVVAHLRYGCQADGVTISAKQAAFANEQARRRDIDGQVRYHHRNMLDTGFTTGSYAASWNNESTMYVELDQLFAEHSRLLRRGGRYVVVTGCYNDTYGQASREVSLINAHYICDIHPRSEYFRAMARHRLVPVHVEDLTAATIPYWELRRQAEHLVTGIEDTFLTAYKNGSFQYLLIAADRV
- a CDS encoding family 2 encapsulin nanocompartment cargo protein terpene cyclase, translating into MSAPASSHPLPGPPDLARTVRTRRGGAVPGLRHRSVAPADPAKAEEVDRRLEAWAHGLDLFPKAWSGDFSGFQFGRAVVLQHPAAADLERLTVAGKLLLAENLVDNCYCEEDEGRGGARRGLGGRLILAQSALDPFHGPPALQEQWLHGVQADGPLRSYHWALKDYAVLATPSQTDRFVHDIARLHLGYLAEAAWAEIRHVPQVWEYLVMRQFNNFRPCLSIVDAVDGYELPEAVYARPEIQRITALACNATTIVNDLYSFTKELASDPTHLNLPQVVAANERCGLKAAYLKAVEIHNEIMAAFEDESALLSATSPLVERYARGLSDWVAGNHEWHSTNTHRYHLPNYW